From Streptomyces sp. NBC_00683, one genomic window encodes:
- a CDS encoding roadblock/LC7 domain-containing protein: MSTTPTTGDLAWVLTPLLELPGVQHAVVATGDGLVEGASPGLDRASAERVAAMTATLHAAARAFTTAFTEAESPRLAQTVVESDLGFAIVVPAGRNTTLALFAAPDAHLGNIAYQMQVQVTALTRAMHAPTRLPDAATRP; the protein is encoded by the coding sequence GTGAGCACCACTCCCACCACCGGTGATCTCGCCTGGGTGCTGACCCCGCTGCTGGAACTGCCCGGTGTGCAGCACGCCGTGGTCGCCACCGGTGACGGGCTCGTCGAGGGCGCGTCGCCCGGCCTGGACCGTGCGTCCGCCGAGCGGGTCGCCGCGATGACAGCCACCCTGCACGCCGCCGCCCGTGCCTTCACCACCGCCTTCACGGAGGCGGAGTCCCCCCGGCTGGCACAGACGGTCGTGGAGTCCGACCTGGGCTTCGCCATCGTCGTACCCGCGGGCAGGAACACCACCCTCGCGCTGTTCGCGGCACCCGACGCGCACCTGGGCAACATCGCGTACCAGATGCAGGTCCAGGTAACCGCGCTGACCCGGGCGATGCACGCCCCCACCCGCCTGCCGGACGCTGCCACCCGGCCATGA